The following coding sequences are from one Canis lupus baileyi chromosome 19, mCanLup2.hap1, whole genome shotgun sequence window:
- the LOC140610960 gene encoding methyl-CpG-binding domain protein 3-like 2B isoform X1, whose product MRKYTTRTPLLSVSCGTAGGTKTRTSSPRTAGGDHMHAGTLQPSGEAQRGGESEAAVTHFLASHGLLHQEWRHQDNSAAMQEAVSACSPNQPTLGKLKRNMMPQTSEKKRQVHLAKTKRRCHERVALPVRLTSCILKRPVTRITSHPDNEVRYNERERTLEKPQQICAYRRLQGLQACSSEGETLSTLDFINIAQIISLGNAAAGSPLSSSEPSMVPSSARAGMIPGVDLCLLPSICREPVVTPGDIRRQTWRVKDARKRLAEALREDRLAREVERARSQEGHSDN is encoded by the exons ATGCGCAAGTACACCACCAGGACCCCGTTGCTGAGCGTGAGCTGCGGAACTGCCGGTGGCACCAAGACCAGGACCTCATCTCCCAGGACAGCTGGAGGTGATCACATGCATGCTGGGACTCTGCAGCCCTCTGGGGAGGCTCAAAGGGGAG GGGAATCAGAGGCAGCAGTCACACATTTTCTAGCAAGCCACGGGCTCTTGCATCAGGAGTGGAGGCATCAGGACAACTCTGCAGCCATGCAGGAAGCTGTATCTGCCTGTTCCCCAAACCAGCCTACTCTG ggCAAACTCAAAAGAAACATGATGCCTCAGAcctcagagaagaaaagacaagtcCATTTAGCCAAGACCAAGAGGAGATGTCATGAAAGAGTTGCACTTCCTGTAAGGCTGACCAGTTGCATTTTAAAGAGGCCAGTCACAAGGATAACTTCTCATCCTGACAACGAGGTCAGGTACAATGAAAGGGAAAGGACTTTGGAGAAGCCCCAGCAAATCTGTGCATACAGGAGGCTGCAGGGACTCCAGGCCTGCAGCAGCGAAGGAGAAACTTTAAGTACTTTGGACTTCATAAATATCGCACAAATAATTTCACTGGGTAATGCGGCTGCGGGGTCTCCACTTAGCAGCTCTGAGCCCAGCATGGTACCATCTTCAGCTCGGGCGGGGATGATCCCAGGAGTGGATCTCTGTCTCCTTCCATCCATCTGCAGAGAGCCAGTAGTAACACCTGGAGATATCCGGAGACAGACGTGGAGAGTGAAAGATGCAAGAAAGAGATTGGCTGAAGCCTTGAGAGAAGACAGGCTCGCCAGGGAGGTGGAGAGAGCCAGAAGCCAAGAGGGACATTCTGACAActag
- the LOC140610960 gene encoding methyl-CpG-binding domain protein 3-like 2B isoform X2, which yields MRKYTTRTPLLSVSCGTAGGTKTRTSSPRTAGGESEAAVTHFLASHGLLHQEWRHQDNSAAMQEAVSACSPNQPTLGKLKRNMMPQTSEKKRQVHLAKTKRRCHERVALPVRLTSCILKRPVTRITSHPDNEVRYNERERTLEKPQQICAYRRLQGLQACSSEGETLSTLDFINIAQIISLGNAAAGSPLSSSEPSMVPSSARAGMIPGVDLCLLPSICREPVVTPGDIRRQTWRVKDARKRLAEALREDRLAREVERARSQEGHSDN from the exons ATGCGCAAGTACACCACCAGGACCCCGTTGCTGAGCGTGAGCTGCGGAACTGCCGGTGGCACCAAGACCAGGACCTCATCTCCCAGGACAGCTGGAG GGGAATCAGAGGCAGCAGTCACACATTTTCTAGCAAGCCACGGGCTCTTGCATCAGGAGTGGAGGCATCAGGACAACTCTGCAGCCATGCAGGAAGCTGTATCTGCCTGTTCCCCAAACCAGCCTACTCTG ggCAAACTCAAAAGAAACATGATGCCTCAGAcctcagagaagaaaagacaagtcCATTTAGCCAAGACCAAGAGGAGATGTCATGAAAGAGTTGCACTTCCTGTAAGGCTGACCAGTTGCATTTTAAAGAGGCCAGTCACAAGGATAACTTCTCATCCTGACAACGAGGTCAGGTACAATGAAAGGGAAAGGACTTTGGAGAAGCCCCAGCAAATCTGTGCATACAGGAGGCTGCAGGGACTCCAGGCCTGCAGCAGCGAAGGAGAAACTTTAAGTACTTTGGACTTCATAAATATCGCACAAATAATTTCACTGGGTAATGCGGCTGCGGGGTCTCCACTTAGCAGCTCTGAGCCCAGCATGGTACCATCTTCAGCTCGGGCGGGGATGATCCCAGGAGTGGATCTCTGTCTCCTTCCATCCATCTGCAGAGAGCCAGTAGTAACACCTGGAGATATCCGGAGACAGACGTGGAGAGTGAAAGATGCAAGAAAGAGATTGGCTGAAGCCTTGAGAGAAGACAGGCTCGCCAGGGAGGTGGAGAGAGCCAGAAGCCAAGAGGGACATTCTGACAActag
- the LOC140610960 gene encoding putative methyl-CpG-binding domain protein 3-like 5 isoform X4 produces MLGLCSPLGRLKGEGKLKRNMMPQTSEKKRQVHLAKTKRRCHERVALPVRLTSCILKRPVTRITSHPDNEVRYNERERTLEKPQQICAYRRLQGLQACSSEGETLSTLDFINIAQIISLGNAAAGSPLSSSEPSMVPSSARAGMIPGVDLCLLPSICREPVVTPGDIRRQTWRVKDARKRLAEALREDRLAREVERARSQEGHSDN; encoded by the exons ATGCTGGGACTCTGCAGCCCTCTGGGGAGGCTCAAAGGGGAG ggCAAACTCAAAAGAAACATGATGCCTCAGAcctcagagaagaaaagacaagtcCATTTAGCCAAGACCAAGAGGAGATGTCATGAAAGAGTTGCACTTCCTGTAAGGCTGACCAGTTGCATTTTAAAGAGGCCAGTCACAAGGATAACTTCTCATCCTGACAACGAGGTCAGGTACAATGAAAGGGAAAGGACTTTGGAGAAGCCCCAGCAAATCTGTGCATACAGGAGGCTGCAGGGACTCCAGGCCTGCAGCAGCGAAGGAGAAACTTTAAGTACTTTGGACTTCATAAATATCGCACAAATAATTTCACTGGGTAATGCGGCTGCGGGGTCTCCACTTAGCAGCTCTGAGCCCAGCATGGTACCATCTTCAGCTCGGGCGGGGATGATCCCAGGAGTGGATCTCTGTCTCCTTCCATCCATCTGCAGAGAGCCAGTAGTAACACCTGGAGATATCCGGAGACAGACGTGGAGAGTGAAAGATGCAAGAAAGAGATTGGCTGAAGCCTTGAGAGAAGACAGGCTCGCCAGGGAGGTGGAGAGAGCCAGAAGCCAAGAGGGACATTCTGACAActag
- the LOC140610960 gene encoding putative methyl-CpG-binding domain protein 3-like 5 isoform X3 has protein sequence MQEAVSACSPNQPTLGKLKRNMMPQTSEKKRQVHLAKTKRRCHERVALPVRLTSCILKRPVTRITSHPDNEVRYNERERTLEKPQQICAYRRLQGLQACSSEGETLSTLDFINIAQIISLGNAAAGSPLSSSEPSMVPSSARAGMIPGVDLCLLPSICREPVVTPGDIRRQTWRVKDARKRLAEALREDRLAREVERARSQEGHSDN, from the exons ATGCAGGAAGCTGTATCTGCCTGTTCCCCAAACCAGCCTACTCTG ggCAAACTCAAAAGAAACATGATGCCTCAGAcctcagagaagaaaagacaagtcCATTTAGCCAAGACCAAGAGGAGATGTCATGAAAGAGTTGCACTTCCTGTAAGGCTGACCAGTTGCATTTTAAAGAGGCCAGTCACAAGGATAACTTCTCATCCTGACAACGAGGTCAGGTACAATGAAAGGGAAAGGACTTTGGAGAAGCCCCAGCAAATCTGTGCATACAGGAGGCTGCAGGGACTCCAGGCCTGCAGCAGCGAAGGAGAAACTTTAAGTACTTTGGACTTCATAAATATCGCACAAATAATTTCACTGGGTAATGCGGCTGCGGGGTCTCCACTTAGCAGCTCTGAGCCCAGCATGGTACCATCTTCAGCTCGGGCGGGGATGATCCCAGGAGTGGATCTCTGTCTCCTTCCATCCATCTGCAGAGAGCCAGTAGTAACACCTGGAGATATCCGGAGACAGACGTGGAGAGTGAAAGATGCAAGAAAGAGATTGGCTGAAGCCTTGAGAGAAGACAGGCTCGCCAGGGAGGTGGAGAGAGCCAGAAGCCAAGAGGGACATTCTGACAActag